A genome region from Clostridium sp. JN-9 includes the following:
- the pheS gene encoding phenylalanine--tRNA ligase subunit alpha, whose protein sequence is MKEKLKSIKDSALKELKEAANVSEIENIRVKYLGKKGELTQILRGMGSLTKDERPVVGKIANEVRENIEDFIAKASDEIKEIEKKNRLENEVIDISMPGKKQIIGKRHPLDITLEAMKEIFISMGFTIEEGPEVELDYYNFEALNIPKNHPARGEQDTFYINDNIVLRTQTSPIQIRTMENNKPPIKMIAPGKVYRSDAVDATHSPIFYQMEGLVVDKGITFADLKGTLEMFAKKMFGEKVNTKFRPHHFPFTEPSAEMDATCFVCEGKGCRVCKGSGWIELLGCGMVHPQVLRNCGIDPEVYSGFAFGFGVDRMVMLKYGIDDIRQLYESDMRFLNQF, encoded by the coding sequence ATGAAGGAAAAACTAAAAAGCATAAAAGACAGTGCCTTAAAGGAATTAAAGGAAGCTGCAAATGTAAGCGAAATTGAAAATATCAGAGTTAAATATCTTGGCAAAAAGGGTGAATTAACACAAATACTTAGAGGTATGGGATCACTTACCAAGGATGAAAGACCAGTTGTAGGCAAAATAGCAAATGAGGTAAGAGAAAACATAGAAGACTTTATAGCAAAGGCCTCAGATGAAATAAAAGAAATTGAAAAGAAGAATAGGCTTGAAAATGAAGTCATAGATATTTCCATGCCTGGTAAAAAGCAGATTATAGGTAAAAGACATCCTCTTGACATAACCCTTGAGGCCATGAAGGAGATATTTATATCCATGGGATTCACCATTGAAGAAGGACCTGAGGTGGAGCTTGATTATTATAACTTTGAAGCATTGAATATACCTAAGAACCACCCTGCACGTGGAGAACAGGATACATTTTATATCAATGACAATATAGTTTTAAGAACCCAGACATCTCCAATTCAGATAAGAACTATGGAAAATAATAAACCGCCTATAAAGATGATAGCTCCAGGAAAGGTTTATCGTTCAGATGCAGTAGATGCAACTCATTCTCCTATTTTTTATCAAATGGAAGGATTGGTAGTTGATAAGGGCATAACCTTTGCTGACTTAAAGGGAACACTTGAGATGTTTGCAAAGAAAATGTTCGGTGAAAAGGTAAACACAAAGTTCAGGCCTCACCACTTCCCATTCACAGAACCATCTGCAGAAATGGATGCCACATGCTTTGTATGTGAAGGAAAAGGCTGCAGAGTTTGCAAAGGCAGCGGCTGGATAGAGCTTCTTGGCTGCGGAATGGTACATCCACAGGTACTTAGAAACTGCGGCATTGACCCTGAAGTATACAGTGGATTTGCATTTGGATTTGGAGTAGACAGAATGGTTATGCTTAAATACGGCATTGATGATATAAGACAGCTTTATGAAAGTGATATGAGATTCTTAAATCAATTTTAG
- a CDS encoding TrkA family potassium uptake protein, which produces MSKKQFVVIGIGRFGSSLAKTLYALGNDVLAVDIDEETVQNISESVTHAVQIDATDENSLRALGISNFDVAVITIGEDIQASIMTTLLIKEIGVKYIIAKANNELQAKVLYKIGADRVVLPERDMGVRVAHNLVSSSILDYIELSPDYSIAEVVAPKDWHNRSLKELSMRSNYGVNVVAIKHDGDINASPNAEDVVEPGDIIVAIGGTEELSKIEDMFTK; this is translated from the coding sequence ATGAGCAAGAAACAATTTGTGGTTATTGGAATAGGAAGATTTGGGAGTTCTTTGGCAAAGACCTTATATGCACTAGGAAATGATGTATTGGCAGTTGATATAGATGAAGAAACAGTTCAGAATATATCTGAAAGCGTAACACATGCTGTACAGATTGATGCCACTGATGAAAATAGCTTAAGAGCACTTGGAATAAGCAATTTTGATGTAGCTGTAATTACCATAGGAGAGGATATCCAGGCCAGCATAATGACAACACTGCTTATAAAGGAAATTGGAGTAAAATACATTATTGCAAAGGCTAATAATGAGCTCCAGGCTAAGGTGCTTTATAAAATAGGTGCTGACAGGGTAGTACTTCCAGAAAGAGACATGGGTGTGAGAGTTGCACATAATCTTGTATCATCAAGTATACTTGATTATATAGAGCTTTCTCCTGATTACAGCATTGCAGAAGTAGTGGCTCCTAAGGACTGGCATAACAGATCCTTAAAAGAGCTGAGCATGAGGTCAAACTATGGTGTCAACGTGGTGGCAATAAAACATGATGGCGATATTAATGCTTCACCTAACGCTGAGGATGTAGTAGAGCCGGGGGATATAATAGTTGCCATAGGCGGTACAGAGGAATTAAGCAAAATTGAAGATATGTTCACAAAATAA
- a CDS encoding DUF6718 family protein, with translation MELERGQRLASLSKYLTLTTLGKGVQIVTLNDLESFKEYSPYTVIDDESEYISKVIKMQSVK, from the coding sequence TTGGAATTAGAACGAGGACAGAGACTGGCATCATTATCGAAATACTTAACATTAACAACCCTTGGAAAAGGTGTGCAGATAGTAACACTTAATGATTTGGAAAGTTTTAAAGAATATTCCCCATATACAGTTATTGATGATGAAAGTGAATATATTTCAAAAGTGATAAAAATGCAGTCCGTAAAGTAA
- the hslO gene encoding Hsp33 family molecular chaperone HslO, whose product MADKLIHATAKDDKVRIIAAITTELVNKGTKIHSCAATASAALGRMLTAGALMGAMLKNEEDKLTLKINGGGQAGNIVVIAYADTHVKGYISNPSIDLPLNSKGKLDVGGAIGKQGNLLVIKDMGLKEPYVGQVPIVSGEIGDDLAYYFTASEQTPSAVGVGVLVDTDLSIKAAGGFIIQLMPDCEDLAADLITYRLQEIPPITTLISSGKTVEEIAEYIFEGMDLKILDSVKPVYSCDCSRERVERALISIGEKDLKSIYDEGKTEELKCHFCNKSYLFTHEQIGELLNRK is encoded by the coding sequence ATGGCAGATAAATTAATTCATGCTACAGCTAAGGATGATAAGGTAAGAATAATAGCAGCAATAACTACAGAACTTGTAAATAAGGGAACAAAAATTCACAGCTGTGCAGCAACAGCTTCTGCAGCTTTAGGAAGAATGCTTACTGCAGGTGCTTTAATGGGGGCAATGCTGAAAAATGAAGAAGATAAATTAACATTGAAAATAAATGGCGGAGGACAAGCGGGGAATATTGTAGTTATTGCCTATGCAGATACTCACGTAAAAGGTTATATTTCCAATCCATCCATAGATCTTCCTTTAAACAGTAAAGGCAAGCTGGATGTGGGAGGTGCAATAGGAAAGCAGGGCAATCTTTTAGTAATTAAAGATATGGGACTTAAAGAACCATATGTTGGACAGGTACCCATTGTTTCCGGAGAAATAGGCGATGATCTTGCTTATTATTTTACTGCATCAGAGCAGACACCATCAGCTGTAGGAGTAGGAGTGCTTGTGGATACCGATCTTTCCATTAAAGCAGCAGGAGGCTTTATAATTCAATTAATGCCTGACTGCGAAGATTTAGCAGCAGATTTAATAACATACAGATTACAGGAAATACCTCCTATTACTACATTAATAAGCAGCGGAAAAACTGTGGAGGAAATTGCAGAATATATATTTGAAGGAATGGATTTAAAAATTCTGGATAGTGTGAAACCCGTATATAGCTGTGACTGCTCTAGAGAAAGAGTGGAAAGGGCTTTAATAAGCATAGGAGAGAAGGACTTAAAGAGCATATATGATGAAGGAAAGACAGAAGAGCTGAAATGTCATTTCTGTAATAAATCATATTTATTCACTCATGAACAAATTGGTGAACTGCTGAATAGAAAGTAA
- the thrS gene encoding threonine--tRNA ligase codes for MIKVTLKDGKIMEFESGVKVAEVAASISPALAKKALGAVVDGKKAELMTVLDKDCSLEIVTFDDDQGKWILRHTASHILAQAMKRLYPNVKLAIGPAIDTGFYYDFDADFAFTPEMLDKVEKEMNKIIKENLKLERFELPRKEAIAFMEEKGENYKVELIKDLPEDEIISFYKQGDFTDLCAGPHVPSTGKVKAVKLLSIAGAYWRGNEKNKMLQRIYGTAFVKKSDLDDYLKMLEEAKKRDHRKIGKELDLFSIHEEGPGFPFFHPKGMIIRNLLENYWREVHTKAGYDEIKTPIILNEELWHQSGHWDHYKENMYFTKIDDNDYAIKPMNCPGAILVYKNTKHSYRELPIRLAELGLVHRHEKSGALHGLMRVRCFTQDDAHIFMTKDQITGEILNVIKLIDSFYKVFGFEYYVELSTRPENSMGSDEDWEAATNGLREALKEAGLKYKVNEGDGAFYGPKIDFHLKDCIGRTWQCGTIQLDFQMPERFDLSYIGADGEKHRPVMVHRVVFGSIERFIGILIEQYAGAFPVWLAPVQAKIMNITGNQSEYVESVANKLKDAGIRVETDLRNEKIGYKIREAQLQKIPYMIVLGDKEMSEGNIAIRSRKGGDLGAMAIDDFIVKIKAEVDNKINGLE; via the coding sequence ATGATAAAAGTTACTCTTAAAGATGGAAAGATAATGGAGTTTGAAAGTGGAGTAAAGGTTGCTGAAGTAGCAGCCAGCATTAGCCCTGCATTAGCTAAAAAAGCACTTGGTGCAGTAGTTGATGGAAAAAAGGCTGAGCTTATGACTGTATTAGATAAGGACTGTTCTCTTGAAATTGTTACATTTGATGATGATCAGGGGAAATGGATTTTAAGACATACAGCTTCACATATATTAGCTCAGGCAATGAAAAGATTATACCCAAATGTTAAATTAGCAATTGGACCAGCTATTGATACTGGATTCTACTATGATTTTGATGCAGATTTTGCATTTACTCCTGAAATGCTTGATAAAGTTGAAAAGGAAATGAACAAAATAATAAAAGAAAACCTGAAATTAGAAAGATTTGAGCTGCCAAGAAAAGAAGCCATAGCATTTATGGAGGAAAAGGGAGAAAACTATAAGGTTGAACTTATAAAAGACTTACCTGAGGATGAAATAATTTCTTTCTATAAGCAGGGAGATTTCACAGATTTATGTGCAGGACCTCATGTACCATCAACTGGAAAAGTTAAGGCTGTTAAGCTTTTGTCCATAGCTGGTGCATACTGGAGAGGCAATGAAAAGAATAAAATGCTTCAAAGAATATATGGAACAGCATTTGTTAAAAAGAGCGATCTGGATGATTACTTAAAAATGCTTGAAGAAGCAAAAAAGAGAGATCACAGAAAGATAGGCAAAGAATTAGACCTATTCAGCATACATGAAGAAGGACCAGGATTCCCATTCTTCCATCCAAAGGGAATGATTATAAGGAATCTACTGGAGAATTACTGGAGAGAGGTTCACACAAAGGCTGGATATGATGAAATAAAAACTCCAATAATATTAAATGAGGAACTTTGGCATCAGTCAGGTCACTGGGATCATTACAAGGAAAACATGTATTTCACAAAAATTGATGATAATGATTATGCTATAAAGCCTATGAACTGCCCTGGCGCAATTTTAGTTTACAAGAATACAAAGCATTCCTATAGGGAACTGCCAATAAGACTTGCTGAATTAGGATTAGTTCACAGACATGAAAAATCCGGTGCACTTCATGGATTAATGAGGGTAAGATGCTTTACTCAGGATGATGCTCATATATTTATGACAAAGGATCAGATTACAGGTGAAATACTAAATGTAATAAAATTAATTGATTCCTTCTACAAGGTATTTGGATTTGAATATTATGTTGAATTATCAACAAGACCAGAAAATTCCATGGGAAGCGATGAAGACTGGGAAGCAGCAACAAATGGATTAAGAGAAGCCTTAAAAGAAGCTGGACTTAAATACAAGGTAAATGAAGGAGATGGAGCATTCTATGGCCCAAAGATAGACTTCCATCTTAAAGACTGCATAGGAAGAACATGGCAGTGCGGAACAATACAGCTGGATTTCCAGATGCCTGAAAGATTTGACTTAAGCTATATTGGTGCTGATGGAGAAAAGCACAGACCAGTTATGGTTCACAGAGTTGTATTTGGAAGTATTGAAAGATTTATTGGTATCCTTATTGAACAATATGCAGGTGCATTTCCTGTATGGCTTGCTCCTGTTCAGGCAAAGATTATGAATATCACAGGAAATCAAAGTGAATATGTGGAATCTGTAGCTAATAAATTAAAGGACGCAGGCATTAGAGTTGAAACAGACTTAAGAAATGAAAAAATAGGATATAAGATAAGAGAAGCACAGCTTCAGAAGATACCTTACATGATAGTACTTGGAGACAAGGAAATGAGCGAAGGAAACATTGCTATAAGAAGCAGAAAAGGCGGGGATCTTGGAGCAATGGCCATTGATGACTTCATAGTAAAAATAAAAGCAGAGGTAGATAATAAAATCAATGGATTAGAATAA
- the infC gene encoding translation initiation factor IF-3, whose protein sequence is MNEQIREKEVRLIDADGAQLGIVASRDALKIAEDKELDLVMISPNAKPPVCKIMDFGKFIYEQSKKDKDARKKQKVVSLKEIRLSPKIEEHDIEIKAANAKKFLLAEDKVKVTVRFRGREADYSFIGHKILENFVSIIEDVCVVEKPAKLEGKNMIMILAPKRA, encoded by the coding sequence ATGAACGAACAGATTAGGGAAAAGGAAGTTAGATTAATTGATGCAGATGGTGCTCAATTGGGAATCGTAGCTTCAAGGGATGCACTTAAAATTGCTGAGGACAAGGAATTAGATTTGGTAATGATTTCGCCAAATGCGAAACCACCAGTATGCAAAATAATGGACTTTGGTAAATTTATTTATGAACAATCTAAAAAAGATAAAGATGCCAGGAAAAAGCAGAAGGTTGTCAGCTTAAAGGAAATCAGACTAAGTCCAAAGATAGAAGAACATGACATTGAAATCAAGGCTGCAAATGCTAAGAAATTCTTATTAGCTGAAGATAAAGTAAAAGTTACAGTAAGGTTCAGAGGCAGAGAGGCAGATTATTCATTTATAGGACATAAGATCCTTGAAAACTTTGTTTCTATAATTGAAGATGTATGTGTGGTTGAAAAACCAGCAAAGCTTGAGGGAAAAAATATGATAATGATTTTAGCTCCCAAAAGAGCATAA
- a CDS encoding RNA methyltransferase, whose protein sequence is MDIIRSKENKLIKNAKKLLEKRYRKLSRKFIVEGFRFTEEALKSSFNVETIFVSEASRDKWNSYGFEAKVKKGTNVYWTSDHVIKYLSDTETPQGVLAVVAMKENNISFEEGFYVLADKVQDPGNLGTIIRTAHASGALGVILTKGTVDVYNNKTLRSTMGSIFNVPVIEDENLELLNSLREKGFKLIVSTLDADMNFYDIDLKGRYIIAVGNEGSGISSEIMNIGDIKAKLPMPGNAESLNAAVAVSVMMYEAVRQKLNKI, encoded by the coding sequence ATGGATATAATAAGAAGCAAAGAAAATAAACTGATAAAAAATGCAAAGAAGCTTTTGGAAAAAAGATACAGAAAACTCAGCAGGAAATTCATAGTTGAAGGCTTTAGATTCACAGAAGAAGCTCTAAAATCCAGCTTTAATGTGGAAACTATATTTGTTTCAGAAGCTTCCAGAGATAAATGGAACAGTTACGGTTTTGAAGCTAAAGTTAAAAAAGGCACCAATGTATATTGGACATCAGATCATGTTATAAAGTATTTAAGTGACACTGAAACACCTCAGGGAGTGCTGGCAGTGGTTGCCATGAAGGAAAACAATATTTCCTTTGAAGAAGGCTTTTATGTGCTGGCAGATAAGGTTCAGGATCCCGGAAATCTTGGAACCATTATAAGAACAGCACATGCTTCTGGTGCCTTAGGAGTTATATTAACAAAGGGCACAGTGGATGTCTATAATAATAAGACATTAAGATCCACTATGGGTTCCATTTTCAATGTGCCTGTTATAGAGGATGAAAACTTAGAGCTGCTTAACAGTTTAAGAGAAAAAGGCTTTAAATTAATAGTAAGTACACTAGATGCAGATATGAACTTCTATGATATTGATTTAAAAGGAAGATATATCATTGCTGTGGGAAATGAAGGCAGTGGTATCAGCAGTGAGATTATGAACATTGGGGATATTAAGGCCAAACTTCCCATGCCTGGAAATGCAGAGTCTCTAAATGCAGCTGTGGCTGTTTCTGTTATGATGTATGAAGCAGTAAGACAAAAGCTGAATAAAATTTGA
- a CDS encoding transposase, producing the protein MENKKCTDINILSYFASLRHDSERKCPYCGCTHTVLYGKYNDKQRYICKSCRRTFNDFTNTPIARTHFPEKWESFIRCTIEGLSLKAAAMEIGVSYVTLFYWRHKLLSALKMVKQNKMQGKFELENFFLKFSRKGQKSIEHDEKRVHDQSVSYINIGNNKVCVITALDSHKNIYSMAVGTGRMNAMDMENYIGKILNKNKQAVSRPKSFFAMFFKRKKIREINKYLDNSSKAVKYRRDCMEWMYRFRGVATKYLNNYLSLFKFLKNVNFNNILSAVNKFIKEISKINIQNTYINMRNAEVSFN; encoded by the coding sequence ATGGAGAATAAAAAATGTACTGATATAAATATATTATCTTATTTTGCTTCATTAAGACATGATTCTGAAAGAAAATGCCCATACTGTGGCTGCACCCACACTGTGCTATACGGAAAATACAATGATAAACAAAGATATATATGCAAAAGCTGTAGAAGAACATTTAATGACTTTACAAACACGCCAATTGCTAGGACTCACTTCCCTGAAAAATGGGAATCATTCATTAGGTGTACCATTGAGGGCTTATCCCTTAAGGCGGCAGCCATGGAAATTGGCGTTTCTTATGTAACACTATTTTACTGGAGGCACAAGCTGCTCTCTGCACTAAAAATGGTTAAACAAAATAAAATGCAGGGAAAGTTTGAACTTGAAAATTTCTTCTTAAAATTTTCCCGGAAGGGACAGAAAAGCATTGAACATGATGAAAAGAGAGTTCATGATCAAAGCGTAAGTTACATTAATATCGGCAATAATAAAGTTTGCGTTATTACAGCACTGGATTCACATAAAAATATTTATTCCATGGCAGTGGGCACAGGACGTATGAATGCAATGGATATGGAAAATTATATTGGAAAAATATTAAATAAAAATAAGCAGGCAGTCTCAAGACCAAAAAGCTTTTTTGCCATGTTCTTTAAGAGAAAGAAAATAAGAGAGATCAATAAATATCTTGATAATAGCTCTAAAGCAGTAAAATATAGACGTGACTGCATGGAATGGATGTACCGTTTTAGAGGAGTAGCAACGAAGTATTTAAATAATTATTTAAGCTTATTCAAATTTTTAAAGAACGTTAATTTTAATAATATTTTATCTGCGGTAAATAAATTTATAAAAGAAATAAGTAAAATTAATATCCAAAATACATATATAAATATGAGAAATGCTGAAGTCAGTTTTAATTGA
- the rplT gene encoding 50S ribosomal protein L20, whose product MARVKRAMNARKYHKKVLKLAKGYYGAKSKLFKTANESVIRALRNAYVGRRLKKRDFRKLWIARINAATRMNGMSYSRFMNGIKLSGIDINRKMLSEIAINDPKAFTELVEIAKKQLTA is encoded by the coding sequence ATGGCAAGAGTAAAAAGAGCTATGAATGCTCGTAAATATCATAAAAAAGTATTAAAGCTTGCAAAAGGATACTACGGAGCAAAGAGCAAGCTGTTTAAAACAGCAAATGAATCAGTTATAAGAGCATTAAGAAATGCTTATGTTGGAAGAAGATTAAAGAAAAGAGATTTCAGAAAGCTATGGATAGCCAGAATTAATGCTGCTACAAGAATGAATGGAATGTCATATTCCAGATTCATGAATGGCATTAAGCTTTCAGGAATAGATATAAACAGAAAAATGCTTTCAGAGATAGCTATAAATGATCCAAAAGCATTTACTGAGCTGGTAGAAATTGCAAAGAAGCAATTAACTGCATAA
- the rpmI gene encoding 50S ribosomal protein L35 produces MPKMKTSRGAAKRFKLTGTGKLKRAKAFKSHILTKKSTKTKRNLRKTAYVSSTQEKTMKKILPYL; encoded by the coding sequence ATGCCAAAAATGAAAACAAGTAGAGGTGCCGCTAAGAGATTCAAGCTTACAGGTACAGGTAAATTAAAAAGAGCTAAGGCTTTTAAAAGTCATATATTAACAAAGAAATCAACAAAAACTAAGAGAAATCTTAGAAAAACTGCTTATGTTTCAAGCACACAGGAAAAAACAATGAAGAAGATACTACCATACCTATAA
- the ytxC gene encoding putative sporulation protein YtxC: MLLLTVAYEEEKEQLIYKLDMMIKHFKCLGMSIGISESIEDKMHFIKIICDDNSYSSKFKDKFNLYISNILYDIVVDEFGKKDILNFLSDTYFFLKSDEISKLRQLSIEALRGSSRIIDEDSIYCLNKKNTIIDKICNCIEENKMININGFITFRMKEFKEDLECIIDKVVEKYMVEREYDEFVKLLKYFVEIQDSKIEEVNIIIKKNGEYEVRDKQGNDIFKDFISDLQDVDNIGTSNIEDVIISGLITNAPGKIIIHCIENSINKELIETIRNVFTTRVEICSKCEMCKKEKIKEKTNKSRA, translated from the coding sequence ATGCTATTATTGACAGTTGCATATGAAGAAGAAAAAGAACAACTTATTTACAAGCTGGATATGATGATTAAACACTTTAAATGCTTAGGCATGAGCATAGGCATTTCAGAAAGCATTGAAGACAAAATGCATTTCATTAAAATTATCTGCGATGACAATAGCTACAGCTCCAAATTTAAAGATAAGTTTAATCTTTATATATCAAACATATTATATGATATTGTTGTAGATGAATTCGGGAAAAAGGATATTCTTAATTTCTTATCTGACACATATTTCTTTTTAAAATCAGATGAAATAAGTAAATTAAGGCAGCTCAGCATAGAGGCCTTAAGGGGCAGTTCCAGAATTATTGACGAAGACAGCATATACTGCTTAAATAAGAAAAATACAATTATAGACAAAATATGTAATTGTATTGAAGAAAATAAAATGATAAATATAAATGGCTTTATAACTTTCAGAATGAAGGAATTCAAAGAGGATTTGGAATGTATAATAGATAAAGTAGTAGAGAAATACATGGTGGAAAGGGAGTACGATGAATTTGTAAAGCTTTTAAAATATTTTGTGGAAATACAGGATAGTAAAATTGAGGAAGTAAACATTATTATTAAGAAAAATGGAGAATATGAAGTCAGGGATAAACAGGGGAATGATATTTTTAAGGATTTTATAAGCGATCTTCAGGATGTAGATAATATTGGGACATCAAATATTGAAGATGTTATTATAAGCGGCCTTATTACTAATGCACCTGGTAAGATAATAATACACTGCATTGAAAACTCAATTAATAAGGAATTAATTGAAACAATAAGAAATGTTTTTACCACCAGAGTAGAAATATGCAGTAAATGTGAAATGTGTAAAAAGGAAAAAATTAAGGAAAAAACCAATAAAAGCAGAGCTTAG
- a CDS encoding DUF6873 family GME fold protein has protein sequence MKYSFVDSRISQEELANLENVGIKPIKVPPSDLLYDAVCGHPDILITIIDSNTIVVHRDMPYDFINLLKGAGFEVILSENSLSSSYPGDVILNAVNTEQFFMHSLKYTDTALLNLVKNKKKLNINQGYSKCSTALVADNAVITSDKGIADELGKIGIDVLLLPPGDILLPGLDYGFIGGTCGLITKNKLAFFGDLNFYAYGQKVENFLRLHGVEPIFLRSGKLIDRGSLFTVDK, from the coding sequence ATGAAATATTCTTTTGTAGACAGCAGAATTTCTCAGGAAGAACTTGCAAACCTTGAAAATGTGGGCATTAAGCCTATTAAGGTACCTCCTTCTGATCTGCTGTATGATGCAGTTTGCGGCCATCCTGATATTCTTATTACCATCATTGATAGTAACACTATAGTTGTACATAGGGACATGCCGTACGATTTTATAAATTTATTAAAAGGTGCTGGATTTGAAGTAATATTATCTGAAAACTCACTGAGTTCATCCTATCCCGGAGATGTTATCCTAAATGCAGTTAATACTGAACAGTTTTTTATGCATTCCCTTAAATACACTGATACAGCCTTATTAAATTTGGTAAAAAACAAGAAAAAATTAAATATAAACCAGGGATACTCAAAATGCTCCACTGCTTTAGTTGCTGATAATGCTGTAATCACCAGCGACAAAGGTATTGCTGATGAGCTTGGTAAAATAGGAATAGATGTTTTGCTGCTGCCTCCAGGAGATATCCTGCTTCCAGGACTTGATTATGGTTTTATAGGCGGCACCTGCGGCCTTATAACTAAAAATAAATTAGCCTTCTTTGGCGATCTGAATTTCTATGCTTATGGACAAAAGGTGGAAAACTTTTTAAGACTTCACGGAGTTGAACCTATATTTTTAAGATCAGGAAAGCTCATTGACAGGGGGAGCCTGTTTACAGTTGACAAGTAA
- a CDS encoding TrkH family potassium uptake protein, protein MVVNIKVTDKIKLQPVQILAIGFALVILTGAILLNLPIASQSGKSVPFIDCLFVSTSATCVTGLITVDTGTTWTYFGKTVIMCLIQIGGLGFMSFATLFALLIGKRITLRERLVMQESLNSFTLQGLVKMAKYVLIFTFSVEGAGALLLSTQFIPEFGILKGIYYSIFHAISAFCNAGFDLMGNFKSLTSYYDNGVIILTIGGLIACGGLGFFVWQEIYNYKGLKKLSLHSKLAITTTLILIFGGAILMFLFEYNNPGTMKDMSLKGKLLSSLFASITPRTAGFNSISTADMSPAGRFLTMILMFIGGSPGSTAGGIKTTTAALLVMTVISSIKGKDDTEVFRKRVSKEVVYRALVVSVVGLLLVITVTMILSVTEKGFSFEYLLYETTSAFGTVGLTLGLTPKLTSIGKILLAFTMYAGRVGPLTLLLAIANRRGKDMIKYPEEKILVG, encoded by the coding sequence GTGGTGGTAAATATTAAAGTGACTGATAAAATAAAGCTCCAGCCTGTTCAAATACTGGCAATAGGGTTTGCTTTGGTTATACTAACAGGTGCCATATTGTTAAACCTGCCTATAGCATCCCAAAGCGGAAAAAGTGTACCCTTTATAGATTGTTTATTTGTATCTACATCTGCTACTTGTGTAACTGGTTTGATAACTGTAGATACTGGAACAACCTGGACATACTTTGGAAAGACAGTTATTATGTGCTTAATACAAATAGGCGGCCTTGGATTTATGTCTTTTGCCACATTATTTGCTTTACTTATAGGAAAAAGGATAACACTTAGAGAAAGACTTGTAATGCAGGAATCATTAAATTCTTTTACACTTCAGGGCTTAGTAAAAATGGCTAAATATGTTCTTATTTTTACATTTTCAGTAGAAGGTGCAGGAGCATTACTTTTATCAACGCAGTTTATACCTGAATTTGGCATTTTAAAAGGCATTTATTACAGCATATTTCATGCTATATCAGCATTTTGTAATGCTGGTTTTGATCTAATGGGTAATTTTAAAAGTTTAACATCATACTATGACAATGGTGTAATTATCCTTACCATAGGTGGATTAATAGCCTGCGGCGGATTAGGATTTTTCGTATGGCAGGAAATATATAATTATAAAGGTCTTAAGAAATTATCGCTTCATTCAAAACTTGCTATAACTACAACATTAATATTGATCTTTGGAGGAGCAATATTGATGTTTTTATTTGAATATAATAATCCTGGAACTATGAAGGATATGTCATTAAAAGGAAAGTTATTGTCCTCATTATTTGCATCAATTACACCAAGAACAGCAGGCTTTAACTCTATTTCAACTGCAGATATGAGCCCTGCAGGAAGATTTTTAACTATGATTTTAATGTTCATAGGCGGATCACCAGGATCTACAGCAGGAGGTATAAAAACAACCACTGCAGCACTTCTTGTTATGACAGTGATATCAAGCATTAAGGGCAAGGATGATACCGAAGTATTTAGAAAAAGAGTATCTAAAGAAGTAGTATACAGGGCACTTGTTGTATCAGTAGTAGGCTTGCTTCTGGTAATTACTGTAACTATGATTTTATCTGTTACTGAAAAGGGATTTTCATTTGAATATTTATTATATGAAACTACTTCAGCTTTCGGCACTGTTGGACTTACTTTGGGACTGACTCCAAAGCTGACTTCTATAGGAAAGATTCTTTTAGCATTTACAATGTATGCAGGAAGAGTAGGACCGCTTACATTATTGTTAGCTATAGCTAATAGAAGAGGAAAAGATATGATTAAATATCCTGAAGAAAAAATTTTAGTTGGATAG